One segment of Engraulis encrasicolus isolate BLACKSEA-1 chromosome 7, IST_EnEncr_1.0, whole genome shotgun sequence DNA contains the following:
- the si:ch73-226l13.2 gene encoding uncharacterized protein si:ch73-226l13.2, with protein MVGVTVSVLRGRGSTHNESGVGLVSDSAEVTQVTNFRKDKEEINKSIENFMYRGAFLGYDKETPDLTKMTENVTIYYYDEQNDNDKETNHNGTDSGYMGLPVVLNFTATSKFLKCSGTQTDVTLRVEECDKEDLKDIYHGTELMSYLFYMKAKASTERTFESARFKGWFVHTVSPDKVNATQTQAPDDTLCFLIRSI; from the exons ATGGTGGGCGTCACCGTGTCTGTGCTGAGAGGACGTGGCAGTACACACAACGAGAGTGGTGTCGGGCTGGTGTCAGACAGTGCTGAAG tgaCTCAAGTCACTAATTTTAGAAAGGACAAAGAAGAGATAAATAAATCTATTGAAAATTTTATGTATCGTGGTGCCTTTCTCGGCTATGATAAAGAAACACCAGATTTAACAAAAATGACAG AAAATGTGACAATTTACTACTACGACGAACAGAACGACAACGACAAAGAAACCAACCACAATGGAACAGATTCGGGTTATATGGGACTGCCGGTTGTCTTGAATTTCACAGCAACTTCAAAGTTCCTAAAGTGTTCTGGTACTCAAACTGATGTAACGTTGAGAGTTGAG GAATGTGATAAGGAAGACCTGAAGGATATCTATCATGGAACAGAGCTCATGTCATATTTATTCTACATGAAGGCAAAGGCAAGTACCGAGCGTACTTTTGAATCAGCAAGGTTTAAAGGTTGGTTTGTGCACACTGTCTCACCAGACAAGGTGAATgcaacacagacacaagcaccagATGATACATTGTGCTTTCTTATCCGTTCCATTtaa
- the LOC134452224 gene encoding uncharacterized protein LOC134452224, translating to MARGPGGDCPAQHPKTKDTKARRWRLLILSFLCCAVAPPTEDSVEVGEARQKTHTVLNTPDTDNGQNMLTAREINRRVRERKARRKLQGKRKRSKAAPSADAHSTSVPHTQLLKETTPASKTKDTESQDQKIMDAETHTNETTLPHTQLLMETTTLASESKKIEPHQKIEDANNHKRVGSFPHPPLRSEEQPKPSKKDMETHRIVDEGRKEQEAKPTKKLKQHQVVDEFSHFEFMKDLAKLLLYTLLVFGLVFAALSLLCCAVAPPTEDSVEVGEACQKTHTVLNTTGTDNSQNMLTAREINRRVREGKARRKLQGKRWYYRLFRRSKAAPSADAHTTSVPNTQLMKETISARKTKDTKQDQKIMDAETHTNQTTLMHTQLLMETTSAANKTKVTEQDQKIMDAETHTNQTTIPHILLLKERTTPASKTKETKKDQKIMDADTHTNRTTPLYTQLLKEMTTLASKSKKIEPHQKIVDANSHKRVGSYPHPPLRSNLEEPKPSKKDMETQRIVDEGRKEQELKSTKELKQHQAVDEFSHFEFKRVSRRRLVRSFMVFGLVFATLSFLCCAVAPPTEDGVEVGAARQKTHTVLNTPDTDNGQNMLTAREINRRVREGKARRKLQGKRWYYRLFRRSKGCPVR from the coding sequence ATGGCCAGAGGGCCAGGGGGTGACTGCCCTGCACAGCACCCCAAGACAAAGGACACGAAGGCACGCAGATGGAGGCTACTAATCCTCAGcttcctctgctgtgctgtggcacCTCCCACGGAGGACAGTGTGGAGGTGGGTGAGGCCCGCCAGAAGACCCACACTGTTCTCAACACCCCCGACACTGACAACGGCCAGAACATGCTGACTGCCCGAGAGATTAacaggagagtgagggagaggaaagCCAGGAGGAAGCTGCAAGGCAAACGCAAAAGATCCAAGGCTGCCCCATCCGCTGACGCACACTCCACTTCCGTTCCACACACCCAGCTGTTAAAGGAAACAACCCCTGCCAGCAAAACCAAAGACACCGAAAGCCAAGACCAAAAGATCATGGATGCTGAGACACACACCAACGAGACTACTCTTCCGCATACCCAGCTGTTGATGGAAACGACAACCCTTGCAAGCGAATCCAAGAAGATTGAACCACACCAAAAGATCGAAGATGCCAACAACCATAAGAGAGTGGGGAGCTTCCCACACCCACCTCTGAGGAGCGAAGAGCAACCAAAGCCCAGCAAGAAGGACATGGAGACGCATCGGATTGTTGACGAGGGCAGAAAAGAGCAAGAAGCAAAGCCTACCAAGAAGCTCAAACAGCACCAGGTTGTGGACGAATTCTCACACTTTGAGTTCATGAAGGACCTCGCCAAGCTTCTCCTGTACACCCTCTTGGTGTTTGGCTTGGTCTTTGCCGCCCTCAgcttgctctgctgtgctgtggcacCTCCCACGGAGGACAGTGTGGAGGTGGGTGAGGCCTGCCAGAAGACCCACACTGTTCTCAACACCACCGGCACTGACAACAGCCAGAACATGCTGACTGCTCGAGAGATTAACAGGAGGGTGAGGGAGGGGAAAGCCAGGAGGAAGCTGCAAGGCAAACGCTGGTACTACCGCCTTTTTAGAAGATCCAAGGCTGCCCCATCCGCTGACGCACACACCACTTCTGTTCCAAACACCCAGCTGATGAAGGAAACAATCTCTGCAAGGAAAACCAAAGACACCAAACAAGACCAAAAGATCATGGATGCTGAGACACACACTAACCAGACTACTCTTATGCACACCCAGCTGTTGATGGAAACGACAAGTGCTGCCAACAAAACCAAAGTCACAGAGCAAGACCAAAAGATCATggatgctgaaacacacacaaaccagaccaCCATTCCGCACATACTGCTGTTGAAGGAAAGAACAACCCCTGCCAGCAAAACCAAAGAGACCAAAAAAGACCAAAAGATCAtggatgctgacacacacaccaaccggaCTACTCCTCTGTACACCCAGCTGTTGAAGGAAATGACAACGCTTGCTAGCAAATCCAAGAAGATTGAACCACACCAAAAGATTGTGGATGCCAACAGCCATAAGAGAGTGGGGAGCTACCCACACCCACCTCTGAGGAGCAACTTGGAGGAACCAAAGCCCAGCAAGAAGGACATGGAGACGCAACGGATTGTTGACGAGGGCAGAAAAGAGCAAGAACTAAAGTCTACCAAGGAGCTCAAACAGCACCAGGCTGTGGACGAATTCTCACACTTTGAGTTCAAGAGGGTGTCCAGGAGAAGGTTGGTGAGGTCCTTCATGGTGTTTGGCTTGGTCTTTGCCACCCTCAGcttcctctgctgtgctgtggcacCTCCCACGGAGGACGGTGTGGAGGTGGGTGCGGCCCGCCAGAAGACCCACACTGTTCTCAACACCCCCGACACTGACAACGGCCAGAACATGCTGACTGCCCGAGAGATTAACAGGAGGGTGAGGGAGGGGAAAGCCAGGAGGAAGCTGCAAGGCAAACGCTGGTACTACCGCCTTTTCAGAAGATCCAAGGGCTGCCCCGTCCGCTGA
- the LOC134452225 gene encoding TBC1 domain family member 8B-like produces MHSASCQALLECGEDEEGLMVGQRDSSKTVSTEALMSVFHPQDAENLDPKMLKEKMKEQSWQIHFAEYGRGTSMFSTRKTRDLIVRGVPESLRGELWLLFSGTCCSRPPTEFIRGGLRLPTAIYWPYR; encoded by the exons ATGCACTCTGCATCATGCCAG gcGCTGCTGGAGtgtggtgaggatgaggagggtcTAATGGTGGGTCAGAGGGACAGCAGTAAGACGGTCAGCACTGAAGCCCTCATGAGCGTCTTCCACCCCCAGGACGCAGAGAACCTCGACCCCAAAATG CTGAAGGAGAAGATGAAGGAGCAGTCGTGGCAGATCCACTTTGCGGAGTACGGCCGCGGAACCAGCATGTTCAGCACGCGCAAGACCCGCGACCTGATCGTCAGGGGGGTGCCTGAATCTCTCAGGGGGGAGCTGTGGTTGTTATTTTCAGGTACGTGTTGTAGTAGACCGCCTACTGAATTTATCAGgggtggtttacgattgccaacAGCCATTTATTGGCCGTATAGGTag